A DNA window from Streptomyces canus contains the following coding sequences:
- a CDS encoding SecDF P1 head subdomain-containing protein, giving the protein MNDSTEHPLHETSLHDALHAQVRGSGGDAAGAHLVGLADGALRIARRRQRLARAGVGVVAAVAVATAWVAVADGATLRAHVRQPAAGGDTTNTGKAALISFLPVTSSNEHACAQGSGGYPVPASATHPEFCVQADRARGMTDVQVASAKADKSGADGTWRVEVTLDSADRTRFAALTGSIASAPAPRNEIAIVIDGKLWGTPFVTSSITDGRIEVVGSYVGDLTGATAHDLAHRLDPN; this is encoded by the coding sequence ATGAACGACTCGACCGAACACCCGCTGCACGAAACGTCGTTGCACGACGCCCTGCACGCCCAGGTCCGGGGGAGCGGCGGTGACGCCGCCGGAGCCCATCTGGTCGGCCTGGCCGACGGCGCGTTGCGGATCGCCCGGCGGCGGCAGCGGCTGGCCCGTGCCGGTGTCGGCGTCGTCGCCGCCGTCGCGGTCGCCACCGCCTGGGTGGCCGTCGCGGACGGCGCGACCCTGCGCGCCCACGTACGTCAGCCCGCCGCGGGGGGCGACACCACGAACACCGGGAAGGCGGCCCTGATCTCCTTCCTGCCGGTCACCTCGTCCAACGAACACGCCTGCGCCCAGGGCAGCGGCGGCTACCCCGTGCCCGCGAGCGCGACCCACCCGGAGTTCTGCGTCCAGGCCGACCGGGCCAGAGGCATGACCGACGTCCAGGTCGCCTCCGCGAAGGCCGACAAGAGCGGTGCCGACGGCACCTGGCGGGTCGAGGTGACCCTCGACTCCGCCGACCGGACCCGTTTCGCCGCCCTCACCGGCTCCATCGCGTCGGCCCCGGCCCCACGCAACGAAATCGCCATCGTCATCGACGGCAAGCTCTGGGGGACCCCCTTCGTGACCTCGTCGATCACCGACGGCCGTATCGAGGTCGTCGGGTCCTACGTCGGAGACCTCACCGGCGCCACCGCCCACGACCTCGCCCACCGGCTGGACCCGAACTGA